From one Nymphalis io chromosome 19, ilAglIoxx1.1, whole genome shotgun sequence genomic stretch:
- the LOC126776181 gene encoding sodium channel protein Nach-like, producing the protein MRLYRPRARNMSLELILRRITRKTCKEYAMNCSLAGVTKIFDSKIGYKERLVRIALFCVMFGSIFYFLQYLWFDNLAKPLIVTMESTTYPISNVEFPAISLCNFNRISKKALQRYVKTNYRKLAPNNESIEQVEWFCKQLGRLLDYSYNKSIQVHPILFSFVKHLGDSHNIIKLMQELSPPCEELLIRCSWSGDIIDCKKIFFVHRTVRGHCCTFNLVLGLDATDRFDNSIYTVKRQHEPGKLNGLNVILDTMVEDYTYTLYNMVGFEVLIFDPTHFADPTGGRVTQRIAQPDQAVFFEIRSIKQIATEEVRKYPEKTRKCLFRNERKDQYNDLYSYSSCIVKCRIRTIQSLCKCTPYFFPTKRSVHPICTLDDLRCLNKYKEKLLYLYPKDAVSTEGLEAEIQDALYCDECLPDCELTQHYTKQSKIPLSFVANRNKEFTNYFLDDLNMTSKTLLCIYQATTHSVLNRLDIIFYWFELVSNVGGFCGILVGFSTISIIELVYFFVFRFSYNVYYFYKNNY; encoded by the exons ATGAGGCTTTATAGGCCGAGAGCGAGGAACATGAGCCTAGAATTAATTTTGAGAAGAATTACTAGGAAGACGTGCAAGGAATATGCTATGAACTGCTCTCTTGCTGGTGTTACTAAAATATTCGATTCGAAAATAGGCTACAAGGAAAG gCTGGTCCGAATAGCCCTGTTCTGTGTGATGTTTGGAAGCATATTCTACTTCCTCCAGTACCTCTGGTTTGACAATCTCGCTAAACCTCTTATTGTTACCATGGAATCAACGACGTATCCTATATCGAATGTAGAATTTCCCGCAATCAGTCTTTGCAACTTCAACAGAATAAGCAAGAAAGCACTTCAAAGATATGTAAAAACAAA ttacagGAAACTGGCACCGAACAATGAATCCATAGAACAAGTGGAATGGTTCTGCAAGCAGCTCGGACGACTATTGGACTACTCGtataataaatctatacaaGTCCACCCTATACTATTTTCCTTCGTCAAACACCTTGGCGATAGTCATAACATCATTAAATTGATGCAAGAG CTGTCACCTCCGTGTGAAGAATTATTAATACGGTGTTCGTGGTCCGGTGATATaattgattgtaaaaaaatatttttcgttcaTCGTACTGTTAGAGGACATTGCTGCACTTTTAACCTGGTTCTAGGTCTGGACGCGACTGACAG GTTCGACAATTCCATTTACACAGTTAAAAGGCAACACGAACCTGGAAAATTGAATGGACTCAACGTTATACTAGACACAATGGTAGAGGACTATACGTATACCCTCTATAACATGGTTGGATTTGAG GTGCTAATATTCGATCCGACCCATTTCGCGGACCCCACTGGGGGTCGCGTCACACAGCGCATAGCTCAACCCGATCAGGCCGTATTTTTCGAAATACGCTCTATAAAACAGATTGCAACTGAGGAAGTCCGAAAATATCCTGAAAAAACG AGAAAATGTCTATTTCGCAACGAAAGGAAGGACCAATACAACGACTTGTACTCATATAGCTCCTGTATAGTTAAATGTCGTATTAGAACAATTCAATCCCTTTGTAAATGCACGCCTTACTTCTTTCCAACGAAACGGAGCGTCCATCCGATTTGCACATTGGATGACCTcagatgcttaaataaatataaag aaaaacttTTATACCTGTACCCGAAGGACGCTGTCAGTACTGAAGGTCTTGAAGCGGAAATCCAGGACGCTCTCTACTGTGACGAATGCCTACCGGACTGTGAACTGACCCAGCACTATACGAAGCAATCTAAGATACCTCTTTCTTTTGTAGCTAATAGAAATAAGGAATTCACTAATTATTTCTT AGATGACTTAAATATGACGAGTAAAACATTGCTTTGTATTTATCAAGCGACAACTCATAGCGTTTTGAATCGGCtggatataattttttactggtTCGAGCTCGTTA GTAATGTCGGTGGTTTTTGCGGCATACTCGTTGGATTTTCAACAATTAGTATCATTGAACTCGTGTATTTCTTTGTGTTTCGATTTTCTTATAATGTTtactatttttacaaaaataattactga